One window from the genome of Hippoglossus hippoglossus isolate fHipHip1 chromosome 6, fHipHip1.pri, whole genome shotgun sequence encodes:
- the LOC117762805 gene encoding ADM-like, which yields MRLALHTIICCCVFTTVLPLVKDATEELNTSLKKRFKVWSRAKRDLGNSLVTANEQDSDIRVGLQQGESANTASTQLSSGLNGRPRRSASSKPSGCVLVTCVYHDLLHRLHKIKNSQRDTNAPENKIGSKGYGRRRRSLLYVTQLALQVGRRRRATEAEQQVCRYNNVCTVA from the exons ATGAGATTAGCCCTGCACACtatcatctgctgctgtgttttcaccaCCGTCCTGCCACTGGTAAAAGATGCCACTGAGGAGCTCAACACCAGTCTAAAAAAAAG GTTTAAAGTATGGAGCCGTGCAAAGAGAGACCTGGGCAACAGCTTAGTCACAGCCAATGAGCAGGACTCAGACATCCGTGTTGGACTACAACAGGGCGAGAGCGCAAATACTGCCTCAACTCAATTAAG CTCTGGGTTAAATGGCAGACCCAGGAGGTCGGCATCATCCAAACCATCCGGCTGCGTCTTGGTCACATGTGTATACCACGACCTGCTCCACCGACtacataaaattaaaaacagccAAAGAGACACCAATGCCCCTGAGAACAAGATTGGCTCAAAAGGCTATGGGCGGCGCCGCCGCTCACTCCTGTATGTCACTCAACTTGCCCTCCAGGTGGGAAGACGGAGACGGGCCACTGAAGCTGAGCAGCAAGTCTGCAGATACAATAATGTATGCACAGTGGCCTAG